The Spirosoma foliorum genome has a window encoding:
- a CDS encoding serine/threonine-protein kinase: MPTVSVNTHFPGYEIIGELGRSNARVLKARHLATGELVAIKHFALNTDAETLRRFRLESQLMTDIRHPNVVRVREVQLDMPMPFIVMDWIEGGNLRTLLAEREYLDVPVSIRLGQQMAEAFKAIHSRGIIHRDIKPENILFRVLPSEEIHFLLTDFGVARLREQSQTMTGQSLMTYEYASPEQFDNPRGVDVATDYYSLGVVLYESLSGRVPFSMTDSSGMATFMNQVLRTSPPELQLPSGQYLPPSLNTLLDWMLVKNPAERLSDVNELVLLLGQANVEQLQASRSGGRRAPVSARTVAAPIAAPQTPRPVPSQPIYEEEPANSLTKWNIGLASLLVALLIGLAVIYTNRQKNKVSSTITPDSTQMITDSSTATEVAADTTSTWSDHSSRSSEDSDEIEDHSETTTEPVPPISMPDSSGVVEDTTRIP; this comes from the coding sequence ATGCCAACCGTAAGTGTCAATACGCATTTTCCGGGTTACGAAATTATTGGCGAACTGGGTCGCTCAAATGCCCGTGTTCTGAAGGCGCGTCATTTGGCCACGGGCGAATTGGTGGCGATTAAACACTTTGCGCTCAATACCGATGCCGAAACACTTCGTCGATTCCGGCTCGAATCGCAGCTAATGACTGATATTCGGCACCCAAATGTTGTGCGTGTTCGGGAGGTGCAACTCGATATGCCCATGCCGTTTATTGTTATGGACTGGATTGAGGGCGGCAATTTGCGAACGCTTCTTGCCGAGCGGGAGTACCTGGATGTGCCGGTGAGTATTCGGTTGGGGCAGCAGATGGCCGAAGCGTTTAAGGCAATTCATTCGCGAGGAATTATCCATCGTGACATCAAGCCTGAAAACATTCTATTCCGGGTGCTGCCCAGCGAAGAAATCCATTTCCTCTTAACGGACTTTGGTGTTGCTCGTCTGCGTGAACAGTCGCAAACCATGACGGGACAATCGTTGATGACCTATGAATATGCCTCGCCCGAACAATTTGACAACCCCAGAGGTGTCGACGTAGCCACGGATTACTATTCGCTGGGCGTTGTACTATACGAAAGCCTGTCGGGTCGGGTGCCTTTTTCAATGACAGACAGTTCGGGAATGGCTACGTTTATGAACCAGGTCTTGCGCACATCTCCGCCCGAATTACAACTTCCTTCGGGGCAATATCTGCCCCCCAGCCTGAATACACTGCTGGACTGGATGCTAGTCAAAAATCCCGCCGAACGACTTAGTGACGTAAACGAACTGGTGCTACTGCTTGGTCAGGCAAACGTTGAGCAGTTGCAGGCAAGTCGTTCAGGTGGTCGCCGGGCTCCGGTTTCTGCCCGAACCGTAGCCGCACCTATTGCCGCCCCACAAACACCCCGACCAGTCCCATCTCAGCCAATCTATGAGGAAGAGCCTGCCAATAGCTTAACGAAGTGGAACATTGGCTTAGCCAGTTTGCTGGTGGCTTTATTAATTGGTCTGGCCGTTATTTATACAAATCGCCAGAAGAATAAGGTCAGCTCTACGATAACGCCGGACTCAACACAGATGATAACGGATTCATCGACTGCCACCGAAGTTGCTGCCGATACGACCTCTACTTGGTCAGATCATTCCAGCAGGTCGTCAGAGGATTCCGACGAAATAGAGGACCATTCCGAAACCACAACAGAACCTGTGCCACCCATATCGATGCCCGATTCGTCGGGTGTGGTGGAGGATACAACGAGGATTCCTTAA
- a CDS encoding FHA domain-containing protein, whose amino-acid sequence MANRPEGWLGKLGNLLVPASQTPTNSVNTVTNKRILEELVASFEDSIHRESVGKSMLFNAHFLIILHPDTYEDRQNAFPVIVNEAVNAFKAIIESQKGQYAYVAPVASSWFFKFGGGREFGEQEVTPSDIIVVGALTGILPGNGQAQSSERVNVTRRVKQTNRYEKVDVGLTMFQHIDFREPGAFVVKFNFDSSVPSPKSPVGSAGATQHAAQLPRSLSAGLAQIDYYIAELNKENTYLMRDREIVVARKEPDNQHFPNYLLVESVYVSNPHARIRFNDATDSFQIASFSRNETRVNEQLISRSEPANPQWYTLPDNAQILLNSMVTLHFKRNA is encoded by the coding sequence ATGGCAAATCGGCCTGAAGGGTGGCTTGGTAAATTGGGTAATCTGCTGGTTCCAGCCAGCCAAACACCAACCAATTCGGTAAATACGGTAACCAATAAGCGCATTCTGGAAGAGCTTGTGGCTTCTTTCGAGGATTCGATACACCGGGAGTCGGTTGGGAAAAGTATGTTGTTCAACGCGCACTTTCTGATTATTCTGCATCCTGATACCTATGAAGATCGCCAGAATGCGTTTCCCGTCATCGTGAACGAAGCGGTAAATGCCTTTAAAGCGATCATTGAGTCGCAGAAAGGGCAGTATGCCTACGTAGCGCCTGTAGCGTCGAGCTGGTTTTTTAAGTTTGGGGGTGGGAGAGAGTTTGGTGAGCAGGAAGTAACTCCGTCCGATATCATCGTGGTAGGTGCATTGACTGGAATTCTGCCCGGCAATGGACAGGCTCAATCGTCGGAGCGGGTGAATGTAACACGTCGGGTTAAACAGACGAATCGCTACGAAAAAGTAGATGTTGGCCTGACTATGTTCCAGCATATCGACTTCCGTGAACCGGGCGCCTTTGTGGTGAAATTCAATTTCGATTCATCGGTGCCCAGCCCGAAAAGTCCTGTCGGTTCGGCTGGTGCTACACAGCATGCCGCGCAACTGCCCCGAAGCCTGAGTGCTGGACTGGCGCAGATTGACTATTACATTGCCGAACTGAACAAAGAGAATACCTACCTCATGCGTGATCGGGAAATTGTGGTAGCTCGTAAAGAACCCGACAATCAGCATTTTCCGAATTATCTGTTGGTCGAATCGGTCTATGTCTCGAATCCGCATGCCCGAATTCGCTTCAACGATGCAACAGATTCCTTTCAGATAGCCTCCTTTAGTCGAAACGAAACGCGAGTCAATGAACAGTTGATTTCTCGTAGCGAACCCGCTAATCCACAGTGGTATACCTTGCCGGATAATGCCCAGATTTTGCTCAACAGCATGGTTACGTTACACTTTAAACGGAACGCCTAA
- a CDS encoding serine/threonine protein kinase has product MATIRFDTRFPGYEVLSELGRSNARILKARHLATGDLVAIKHFALNTDAETLRRFQRESAIMTSIAHPNIVKVREVQLEAELPYIVMELIEGGNLKQLIAGQDCVDVPTVIRLGLQMASAFKAIHPQGIVHRDIKPENILYRPLPSGELHFLLTDFGVARLHEQSNTLTGQSLMTYEYASPEQFNDPKSVGPATDYYSLGVVLYQCLHGCVPFALDDHSGIVTFMNRVLAEAPPALTITDDQSLNPFWELLQGLLQKKASDRLSDPDELMWLLKQAELNYLQAGRVMATPTVQAKSPQVAPLIQESEQKQLPALSVASEESSPVPERQLPKQKGGWLKLETLALAALLVGFAFYYVLVGSKSGSKSGAVDPIENSAASGDSIAPTNLAEVSAIQQREAEEAQRQEQLRQEALAAVKSLRVKTTDFRVGLFGGIKNIQLQLTNPSAVTFSSVTVRVNYYKESGGLYKSENVSFSSVGPNASLLQNAPNSDRGVRLSCKIVNHQFAPPLDSLTNTMMSDSLN; this is encoded by the coding sequence ATGGCTACGATTCGATTTGATACGCGATTTCCGGGCTATGAAGTGCTGAGTGAACTAGGTCGCTCGAATGCCCGGATTCTAAAGGCGCGTCACCTGGCCACTGGCGATCTGGTGGCGATTAAGCACTTTGCCCTGAATACCGATGCCGAAACGCTCCGGCGGTTTCAGCGCGAGTCGGCTATCATGACCAGCATTGCCCACCCCAATATTGTTAAGGTACGAGAGGTTCAGCTAGAAGCCGAATTACCCTACATCGTCATGGAACTGATTGAAGGGGGCAATTTGAAGCAACTCATTGCTGGTCAGGATTGCGTGGACGTACCCACAGTTATTCGGCTGGGTTTGCAAATGGCCAGCGCGTTTAAAGCGATTCACCCACAAGGCATTGTTCACCGGGATATAAAACCCGAAAATATTCTGTATCGGCCATTACCCAGCGGAGAGCTCCATTTTCTTCTGACGGATTTTGGCGTGGCTCGCCTGCACGAACAGTCCAATACACTGACAGGCCAGTCGTTGATGACCTATGAGTATGCATCGCCGGAGCAATTTAACGATCCTAAAAGCGTGGGACCTGCAACGGATTATTACTCACTGGGCGTGGTTTTGTACCAATGCCTTCATGGGTGTGTGCCCTTTGCCCTGGACGATCATTCAGGAATTGTAACGTTTATGAATCGGGTATTGGCCGAAGCACCACCCGCGCTAACCATCACCGACGATCAATCGCTGAATCCGTTCTGGGAGTTATTGCAAGGTTTATTGCAGAAAAAAGCCAGTGACCGCCTAAGCGACCCCGACGAATTAATGTGGCTCCTTAAACAGGCTGAGCTCAATTATTTGCAGGCTGGTCGAGTTATGGCGACTCCCACTGTACAGGCTAAGTCGCCACAAGTTGCCCCGCTTATTCAGGAATCTGAACAAAAGCAGTTGCCTGCTCTATCGGTTGCTTCTGAAGAATCCTCGCCCGTTCCAGAACGCCAGTTACCTAAACAAAAAGGAGGCTGGTTAAAACTGGAAACGTTGGCATTGGCTGCTTTACTCGTTGGCTTTGCGTTCTATTATGTCCTGGTTGGGTCCAAGTCGGGCAGTAAGAGCGGGGCTGTAGATCCCATTGAAAATTCGGCCGCTAGCGGGGACTCTATTGCGCCTACTAATCTGGCGGAAGTATCGGCAATCCAGCAGCGGGAAGCCGAAGAAGCGCAGCGACAGGAACAACTTCGACAGGAAGCGCTGGCTGCAGTCAAGAGCTTGCGCGTAAAGACTACGGATTTTCGGGTTGGCTTATTCGGGGGTATCAAGAATATTCAACTTCAACTGACGAACCCAAGTGCCGTCACCTTTTCGTCAGTTACGGTTCGGGTGAATTATTACAAAGAAAGTGGCGGGTTGTATAAATCGGAGAACGTGTCGTTTAGCTCAGTCGGACCGAATGCCTCGTTACTTCAAAATGCCCCTAATAGCGATCGGGGAGTCCGATTGAGCTGCAAAATTGTGAATCATCAGTTTGCTCCACCGCTGGATTCTCTTACGAATACAATGATGTCAGACTCGTTAAATTAA
- a CDS encoding PP2C family protein-serine/threonine phosphatase — MNSIQIAGQTDVGQRRTDNQDTFVCSMIWDNASALLVVIDGVGGYAGGDRAAAIAKESIEQYMATPTGKPLSMLREAVVFANNRINDQRQEDPRLAQMCCVLTAVVVDDRSHKLSFVHVGDTRLYRYRQGTLEKLTHDHSMVGIREDANELTEAEAMQHPRRNEILREVGSAEHRVDDPDFLESDETDFLPGDQLLLCSDGLTDMITQAQIKTVLDRGVPLEKQIAELIRIANEQGGKDNITVVLARNTKTQSSPTPAKKAVEVPALPQQSVPIVDVTPEPVTEKPQVKKRSLTGLWSVLGLLVGGLIAVIAWYQFQPSRQADVTTTDSLSAISTEPGATSIVTEAMSRFDSLLQAAHRSKDHRLILPADTFRLNTPLLLTDSLLSVLGDKKLTVFMPADTLRAQVALRITRVGPVRLENIVIAGFKTGIETTPKTKLQLANVSFRNVALPIGAVIRQDTFRNAVIEISVKNQPDSSKRVHP; from the coding sequence ATGAATTCAATCCAAATTGCCGGTCAGACAGATGTTGGCCAGCGCCGAACTGATAACCAGGACACGTTTGTTTGCTCCATGATCTGGGACAACGCCAGTGCGTTGCTGGTGGTTATCGATGGCGTTGGTGGTTATGCTGGTGGCGACCGGGCGGCAGCGATTGCCAAAGAGTCGATTGAACAATACATGGCAACGCCCACCGGGAAACCGTTGTCTATGCTTCGCGAAGCGGTGGTATTTGCCAATAATCGGATTAATGATCAACGGCAGGAGGACCCTCGACTGGCGCAGATGTGTTGTGTACTGACGGCTGTCGTGGTTGATGATCGTTCTCATAAACTGTCGTTCGTGCATGTGGGCGACACCCGCTTGTACCGGTATCGACAGGGAACACTCGAAAAGCTTACCCACGATCATTCAATGGTTGGGATTCGGGAAGATGCAAACGAACTCACCGAAGCTGAGGCCATGCAGCACCCCCGACGCAACGAAATCCTACGGGAAGTTGGATCGGCGGAACACCGGGTCGATGATCCTGATTTCCTGGAATCGGACGAAACAGATTTTCTGCCGGGCGATCAACTGTTGTTATGCAGCGATGGCCTGACCGATATGATTACACAGGCACAGATCAAGACTGTTTTGGATCGAGGGGTTCCCCTCGAAAAACAGATCGCTGAACTGATACGCATCGCCAATGAACAGGGTGGAAAGGATAATATTACCGTTGTACTTGCCCGAAATACGAAAACGCAATCATCACCAACACCGGCTAAAAAAGCGGTTGAGGTGCCCGCGCTGCCACAGCAGTCAGTACCCATTGTGGACGTTACTCCCGAACCCGTCACAGAAAAACCGCAAGTAAAAAAACGAAGTCTGACCGGATTATGGAGTGTTCTGGGGTTGCTGGTAGGGGGCTTAATCGCGGTAATTGCCTGGTATCAATTCCAGCCATCCCGTCAAGCCGATGTAACAACGACCGACAGTTTATCTGCCATTAGTACGGAGCCCGGAGCTACATCGATCGTGACAGAGGCCATGTCGCGGTTTGACTCACTGTTACAAGCTGCGCATCGGAGCAAAGATCATCGACTGATTTTGCCAGCCGATACGTTTCGTCTTAATACCCCCCTTTTACTGACCGATTCGCTGCTCAGCGTTTTGGGCGATAAGAAATTGACCGTATTCATGCCCGCCGATACGCTGCGAGCGCAAGTGGCGTTACGTATAACGCGAGTGGGACCTGTTCGGCTGGAAAACATCGTCATTGCTGGATTTAAGACAGGAATTGAAACGACACCCAAAACGAAGTTACAACTGGCAAACGTTTCTTTTCGAAACGTAGCGTTGCCGATTGGCGCGGTTATTCGGCAGGATACGTTCCGAAATGCCGTTATTGAGATTTCCGTAAAAAACCAACCTGATTCATCTAAACGAGTTCACCCCTGA
- a CDS encoding FtsW/RodA/SpoVE family cell cycle protein: MKETTVPSGRLYLVGASVMLLVLFARLYMNLFPGLSKAREAFASGQALLLDEKLKSTSIQRLLNSGNYYSDPKDIAFVADSLAAKLRQNGSLDNLGAINKRQFSVLAPVAWRSRIGGVDFQSRLQASRQQMGFDSVLYVRERNNPKTYPATVNLGAGSESISGEVLRDEQPMANVLVQLKRHPATAQPDTLPDRFAYARTDADGKFSFTGLSEGAGYSVVPLKPGFEFGSRRGISRLTSHQDYTFSARPHQLRLIGSIVYGQLKTDHAFTVRTPNAYTAQFWSIVILFILAFWLVEGFWSLRRFQSDPLLLPILMLLTGISVLTLLAIQDPLQDILYAWQTLQGVAVGLIGMTILSQVNIGRFYADWRYDWLFAFRNRTSVKLSGWTWLVLAVGLAALTLLVGSGPEGSGVRVNLSILGLTIQPSEITKYLLVLFFAGFFAANEQQIRQLPDLRWRFTVSFGALAGAGLLMLLYLLLGDMGPALVVCFTFLLFYSIARGNLLLTLATGLGYGIMLWLLPGGIATILSLVILIGYMYWRGEARSTTGLGWAALLTEAPVLLLLVMAMFAFGDQLPFVGDRLAGRKAMWLSPWNNDVYGGDHLAHSFWTLASGGWTGQGLGKGFASAMPAAHTDMILPSVGEELGGLGVIAVFLLMGILLHRTFLHARRAGQPFSFFLVAGIAIATGVQFLIIAGGSIGLLPLTGISVPFLSYGKISLIINLMAMGVVFSVAHRPGQVEQREYLEKHYDLVLMSGIAGFLIGVLILIGRLLPIISWKGNDYIVRPARVVTRNGDPVYSYNPRIERLTRVLASGTIYDRNGLVLATSSPELVRQQFSRLRQSGLKSDQIETLTQKRLQRYYPFGEQLFFWVGDLNTQLFWGQSNGYYAEATHFSELRGFNSRPRKTNLVATEYRADRFSPSVQQERTLSVYDYSELAPALRAGIDSREVARRKAQNRDLHLSVNAELQVAIQQGLAQSAYNNKRLSVVVLDAASGDVMASAMYPLPALKTPETLLLSDRDRLKLPYLVTERDLGMTYPTAPGSTAKILTAMAAFNKLGSSASGVTYPISCQEIIRRGTRESEPCGESVDMRKAIVRSSNVYFIRTANDNSLDNEMADLYLATGMNVDLIGGYSFSDTHTDAERVQIRKHWRDSSFVVRRKLYQSTQYPRRYRSEFSGLAWGQGQLTATPASMARMAGAIANKGILQPSRYLLDQAGKAKPLATGKPIARRPDYAEQLQEFMIEQSNPSEGRNKISVARVAGKTGTPERIVQGVQENDGWYVFFAPTPNGRSHTVVVVRIELGNSSADAVNLANTVVAPILKQRGYLGSF, from the coding sequence ATGAAAGAAACTACCGTTCCGTCTGGACGTTTGTATTTAGTAGGTGCATCGGTTATGCTGCTGGTTCTGTTTGCCCGGCTGTATATGAACCTGTTTCCGGGGCTTAGTAAAGCCAGGGAAGCCTTTGCCAGTGGACAGGCCTTACTGCTTGACGAAAAGCTCAAATCGACATCAATTCAGCGATTACTTAACAGCGGCAACTACTACAGTGACCCGAAAGACATAGCGTTCGTTGCCGATTCGTTAGCTGCCAAACTTCGCCAAAACGGTTCGCTCGACAATCTGGGGGCCATCAATAAGCGGCAGTTTTCGGTACTGGCTCCCGTAGCGTGGCGGAGCCGGATTGGTGGGGTTGATTTTCAGAGTCGGTTGCAGGCGTCTCGCCAGCAAATGGGGTTCGATTCGGTGCTTTATGTCCGCGAACGGAATAACCCCAAAACATACCCGGCTACCGTTAACCTAGGTGCTGGATCGGAGTCGATTTCGGGAGAAGTACTTCGTGACGAGCAGCCAATGGCGAACGTGTTAGTGCAATTAAAGCGCCATCCGGCCACCGCTCAACCCGATACACTCCCAGATCGATTTGCCTACGCTCGTACAGATGCCGATGGTAAATTCAGCTTTACTGGGTTGTCGGAAGGGGCTGGGTATAGCGTTGTGCCGCTTAAACCTGGTTTCGAATTCGGGAGCCGTCGGGGCATAAGTCGGCTGACGAGCCATCAGGACTATACATTTTCGGCTCGCCCACACCAGCTACGTCTGATTGGCTCCATTGTATACGGGCAGCTTAAAACCGATCATGCCTTTACGGTACGGACACCAAACGCGTATACTGCGCAATTCTGGTCTATTGTTATTCTCTTTATTCTGGCCTTCTGGCTCGTCGAGGGCTTCTGGTCACTTCGGCGTTTCCAGTCAGATCCATTGCTACTGCCCATACTCATGCTCCTCACGGGCATATCGGTATTAACACTTTTAGCCATTCAAGACCCGTTGCAGGATATTCTCTACGCCTGGCAAACGCTACAAGGGGTTGCTGTTGGGTTGATCGGCATGACAATTCTATCGCAAGTAAACATCGGTCGTTTTTACGCGGACTGGCGTTATGACTGGCTATTTGCATTTCGAAACCGAACGTCTGTTAAGTTGTCTGGCTGGACATGGCTGGTACTCGCCGTCGGGCTGGCTGCGCTGACATTATTGGTTGGTTCGGGTCCCGAGGGCAGTGGCGTACGGGTTAATCTGTCGATACTAGGGCTAACGATACAACCCAGTGAGATTACCAAATACCTGCTTGTTCTGTTCTTTGCCGGTTTCTTTGCCGCCAATGAACAACAGATTCGCCAGCTACCCGATTTACGCTGGCGGTTTACCGTAAGCTTTGGGGCGTTGGCCGGAGCGGGACTGCTTATGCTACTCTACTTGTTGCTGGGTGATATGGGCCCCGCGCTAGTCGTCTGTTTTACGTTCCTGTTGTTTTATAGCATCGCTCGGGGCAATTTACTGTTGACGCTGGCAACAGGGCTGGGGTATGGGATTATGCTCTGGCTGCTGCCCGGCGGAATTGCTACCATCCTTTCGTTGGTGATCTTGATCGGCTATATGTACTGGCGGGGCGAAGCCCGCTCAACGACAGGACTAGGCTGGGCCGCTTTATTAACCGAAGCACCGGTATTGCTCTTATTAGTAATGGCGATGTTTGCCTTTGGCGATCAATTGCCATTCGTTGGCGACCGTCTGGCTGGCCGAAAAGCAATGTGGCTCAGTCCATGGAATAACGATGTGTACGGGGGCGATCACCTGGCACATAGCTTCTGGACATTGGCGTCGGGTGGCTGGACAGGGCAGGGACTCGGTAAGGGGTTTGCCAGCGCTATGCCAGCCGCCCATACCGATATGATTCTGCCCAGCGTGGGGGAGGAGTTGGGCGGATTAGGCGTCATTGCTGTATTTCTGCTGATGGGTATTCTGTTGCATCGGACATTCCTGCACGCTCGTCGGGCCGGTCAACCATTCAGTTTTTTTCTGGTTGCCGGAATCGCTATTGCCACAGGTGTTCAATTCCTGATTATTGCTGGCGGATCAATTGGCTTATTACCACTTACGGGCATTAGTGTTCCCTTTCTGAGTTACGGGAAAATCTCCCTGATCATCAATTTAATGGCGATGGGTGTTGTGTTCAGCGTGGCACATCGACCGGGGCAGGTTGAGCAACGGGAATACCTGGAGAAGCATTACGATCTGGTGTTGATGTCGGGTATTGCCGGTTTCCTGATTGGGGTGTTAATTCTGATTGGTCGCTTATTGCCAATTATTAGCTGGAAAGGCAACGACTATATTGTGCGGCCAGCCCGAGTCGTTACGCGAAACGGTGATCCTGTTTATAGCTACAATCCTCGAATTGAGCGTCTGACCCGTGTACTGGCATCCGGCACGATCTACGACCGAAACGGTCTGGTACTGGCAACGAGTTCGCCGGAACTTGTTCGGCAGCAATTTTCCAGGTTACGGCAAAGTGGTCTGAAATCCGACCAGATCGAAACGCTTACGCAAAAGCGGCTGCAACGCTATTACCCGTTTGGTGAACAACTGTTTTTCTGGGTTGGCGATTTGAATACGCAGCTTTTCTGGGGGCAAAGTAATGGCTATTACGCTGAGGCCACCCATTTCAGTGAGTTACGGGGTTTCAACAGTCGCCCTCGCAAAACGAACCTTGTGGCTACCGAGTATCGCGCCGATCGCTTCAGCCCATCGGTTCAGCAGGAGCGTACGCTTTCGGTTTACGATTATAGTGAGCTGGCCCCAGCCTTACGAGCCGGGATTGATAGTCGCGAAGTGGCTCGTCGTAAGGCACAAAATCGTGATCTACACCTAAGCGTAAATGCAGAATTGCAAGTAGCTATCCAACAGGGCCTTGCCCAATCGGCATACAATAACAAGCGCCTTTCTGTGGTGGTGCTGGACGCTGCATCGGGCGATGTAATGGCGTCGGCAATGTACCCGCTTCCCGCCCTAAAAACGCCTGAAACGCTGCTGTTGTCGGATCGAGACCGTCTGAAACTACCGTATCTGGTAACCGAGCGTGACCTGGGTATGACCTATCCAACGGCTCCCGGTTCAACGGCTAAAATCCTGACGGCAATGGCTGCATTTAATAAGTTAGGCTCGTCGGCATCGGGCGTTACCTATCCGATTTCCTGTCAGGAGATTATCCGACGAGGGACACGGGAATCAGAACCTTGCGGTGAATCGGTGGACATGCGGAAAGCGATTGTTCGGTCGAGTAACGTGTATTTCATCCGAACAGCGAACGATAATTCGTTAGATAATGAGATGGCCGACCTCTATCTGGCTACGGGGATGAACGTCGATCTGATTGGCGGCTATTCCTTTTCGGATACGCACACCGATGCTGAGCGGGTTCAGATTCGGAAACACTGGCGCGACTCATCCTTTGTGGTGCGTCGGAAGTTGTACCAGAGTACGCAGTACCCAAGGCGTTATCGTTCTGAATTCTCCGGTCTGGCCTGGGGGCAGGGACAGTTGACCGCAACGCCCGCATCAATGGCCAGAATGGCGGGCGCTATTGCAAACAAAGGTATCCTGCAACCATCGCGCTATCTGTTGGATCAGGCTGGGAAAGCAAAACCTCTGGCTACCGGAAAACCAATAGCCCGTCGGCCCGATTATGCGGAGCAATTGCAGGAGTTCATGATTGAGCAATCGAATCCTTCAGAGGGGCGGAACAAAATTAGCGTTGCCCGAGTGGCGGGTAAAACGGGTACGCCTGAACGTATTGTGCAGGGTGTTCAGGAAAACGATGGCTGGTATGTATTTTTCGCTCCTACACCGAACGGCCGCTCACATACCGTTGTGGTTGTACGAATTGAGTTGGGCAACTCATCGGCCGACGCCGTCAATCTGGCGAATACTGTTGTGGCCCCAATCTTAAAACAGCGGGGCTATTTGGGTAGCTTTTAA
- a CDS encoding glycoside hydrolase family 43 protein yields MRKVLSLFFIAVALILRSASAQVTTSKATFSNPLSVEFGDPYILHTGNMYYMYGTGGGANKGFMAYSSNDMVNWKAEGQVYFHENANGWSDPKANWGGAYWAPEVYEVKGKFYLFYSAQWKVNPTKEAENFRIGVAVADKPTGPFIDLTNKPVFDPGYPIIDANVFFDTNGKTYLYFSRCCYKHPVKSDVADLAKTKGWFNEIEESWVYGVELKSDFSGVIGEPVLVLRPPVSLNDKQAEWESRSVTSREVNRRWTEGSVTFKKDNIYYIMYSANHFGGQYYAIGYATGSSPLGPFKKAANNPILQKNTDKGGSVTGTGHNSIAYSPDGKEMFCVYHARTAKTGDERVVCLDRMQVKNGTITILGPTTTPQKLPSGVKTTVATN; encoded by the coding sequence ATGCGAAAAGTACTGTCCTTATTTTTTATTGCGGTCGCTCTGATTTTGCGTTCTGCCAGCGCACAGGTTACCACATCTAAAGCCACTTTCTCAAATCCATTGTCTGTTGAGTTCGGCGATCCTTACATTTTGCATACGGGAAATATGTATTACATGTATGGCACGGGTGGGGGAGCGAATAAGGGCTTCATGGCTTATTCATCGAACGATATGGTGAACTGGAAAGCAGAAGGACAGGTCTATTTTCATGAAAACGCCAACGGCTGGAGCGACCCGAAAGCCAACTGGGGTGGCGCTTACTGGGCACCTGAAGTATATGAGGTGAAAGGTAAATTTTACCTATTTTACAGTGCCCAATGGAAGGTGAATCCGACGAAGGAAGCGGAAAATTTTCGGATTGGCGTAGCCGTTGCCGACAAACCTACCGGGCCGTTTATTGACCTGACTAATAAGCCCGTTTTTGATCCCGGCTATCCGATCATCGACGCCAATGTGTTTTTCGATACCAACGGGAAAACCTATCTGTATTTTTCGCGCTGTTGCTACAAGCATCCGGTCAAAAGCGACGTTGCCGACTTAGCCAAAACGAAAGGCTGGTTCAACGAAATTGAAGAAAGTTGGGTGTATGGCGTTGAACTCAAATCCGATTTTTCGGGCGTGATTGGCGAGCCTGTTTTAGTACTGCGCCCTCCGGTTAGTCTAAACGATAAGCAGGCCGAATGGGAAAGCCGGTCGGTTACTTCACGTGAGGTAAATCGGCGCTGGACCGAAGGTTCGGTAACGTTTAAAAAAGACAATATCTATTACATTATGTACTCGGCCAATCATTTTGGCGGCCAGTATTACGCCATCGGTTACGCCACGGGCAGTTCGCCGTTAGGCCCATTCAAAAAAGCGGCTAACAACCCAATCTTGCAGAAAAATACGGACAAGGGAGGTTCGGTAACGGGCACTGGCCATAACAGCATTGCGTATTCGCCGGATGGCAAGGAGATGTTTTGCGTCTATCACGCACGAACCGCCAAAACCGGCGACGAACGGGTGGTTTGCCTCGACCGAATGCAGGTGAAAAATGGCACCATAACGATTCTCGGCCCAACCACAACCCCTCAAAAACTCCCTTCAGGCGTAAAAACAACCGTTGCTACTAATTGA